The following is a genomic window from Homalodisca vitripennis isolate AUS2020 chromosome 5, UT_GWSS_2.1, whole genome shotgun sequence.
attatctttCACTATTAATTTCTATCCCTAGTTTTGATTGTCAATTAATTATACTCTACATCTGCAACTGAATGGGTaacaacaaaaactgtaataaaactatcctcatttatttttatttttttatttttataaaaccttcaCAACAAAAACATGTGTAATAGGTAGAACATATTCATAGAAAGCCTATTGGATTGTGCAAAACAGTGAATGGTCTTAAGCTGTTGTCTGAAATacaggaaaacatttttttagtttaaggaTGGCTTGGAATTTGACCCAATAATCTgcaatagattaaaaataataaacagaagaaaggaaataaatttcaaggacaaagttatttaaaaaatatatagataggCCTATTGATAACTTTAGTTAGTTTGGAATTCACAACCATCTACAAATAATGGAGATGccgaacaaaatattttaaaactgaacaaatttagattattaaCCTAAACTGTATTCTAACATAATTTAGgtcataacaatttttaaaaggtaaagaaacaaaagttttaaagtgatttgacatgaaataattattttgtgtaaaaaaaccatatatgcaaattataaattttaatgtcacttttaaatgtaaataacatggTTGTTTTAAGTAGCCTAACTGATTTAACTTGTATAAAACTATGTATTAGAACTTCAAATTCCTGAAGATTGTCAATTTAATCACCTTAAATTACCTTAGGTATACTGGAATATCTGTAAGGAATTAAAGTACAACAAATTTTCTATTAGTGTTCACAGATTTGATAGCTTGTTTGGCTAAATCAACAACTAGTCATTGGTTAAGGACATCAAGTTATATAGTTTGCTAAAATGATTTATCATCCAGATCCTTTCAAATCAATTTGTTACAACACATTATCATTGTCCACACTGTTCAAAGACTTGTATTTGTTAAATTCTTCAAGGAAGTCTGAACCCAAATGAGTAAGATCATCTTCACGTAGTACTCCTTTTGGCAAGAAACCAATTAACTTCGTAGCATGTTTCTTCAACATTCGTAATCGCTCCTCTTCCACAAGTTGTCGTCTCTGTCTCTCCTCGGCTTCCTGCAAACGCTCAAGAGCTGCCAATTGCTGCCACTGTTCCATTCGATGTCGCTGTCTTTCCTCCATTAAACGCTGTACTTGTCGTCTATGCTCTAAAATCTTCAATCGCCTCTTCTCAGCTGTTAACTGTTCCAGTCTCTCATCTTCTGCAAACTGAGCCAGAAGTTGTTGTCTATACATATTTTGTTCTGCCTCTTCCTCttctaatttttttcttctcTCTGCTAACTGAACTTTATATGATTGCTGTAGCATTTCCCTATGTCTAACTGCTTTTGCTATTTCATTTCTGAGTCTTGCCATATCTTTTTCTCTTAACTCTTCTGCTGCTAACTCATGCAGGATTTGCTCCCTTTCCTCATCTTCGGTATATTTAGACTTAAGTGAGGCTTGCAGTTTTTCttgaagttttctttttatttcttccttttctttACGTTCTTCCAGCTTCTTTTTCTCTTCTCTATCTCTCTGTTCTAGGAATGCTTTAATTCTTCTATCTTCCTCTTCAAGAACTTCTTTTTGTCTCTGTTTCCATATTTCCTGCTGTTGTCGGAAAGTTTCAATTTCTTGTTTAGTTCGCTGCATTCGCTCCATCCGAATTTCTTCTTCTCGTTGATCTTCTTCATGTATAGCTTTAACTATTTGATCCAACAGAGCTTTCTCTTTAAGAAATTCTTGAAAAGCGTCCTGTTGTTTCTTGTATGCTTGAATTATTTGATCTTGTAAATCTATTCTGTATTGAATTTTGGAAGAGAGTGATTCTTGGTATTGTTTATGTGCCTCTTGCTCTAAATTTTTCCTTTCTTCTTCCATAGCTTCCTTATACTTCTGCTCTTCTAATTTCTGTTGTATAGCAGCAGCTCTCTTTTCAGCAATTTGAGCAGCTAATTCTTTACTCACGTAAGCAGCACGTAATTTTGCCTCTAATGACTTGAGTTCATCACTGGATTCTCTCAATTGTTGCCTAAGTTTTAACTCTCTTAGCTCTTCTTGACTAAGCCTTGCCATTTCAGCAGCTAGTTTTTCTTCTTGTTCTCTCTTTGTAGCTGCAATTTCTGCATCTGCTTTTTCTCTAGCTATTCTCTCTTCCATTTCAGCCTCCACTCTTTCCAATTGTATTCTTCTCTCCATATTGCGATAATCAGCCTTTTTGTCCATTTTCATTCTCTCAGCTTCCAGACTGTCCagcttattttttagttttaattgttttaaatcctCAACAATCATCCATTCAGGTCTACCACTTCTTgccatttttgttaatattaaggtAGACTATTAAATGTGGTGgattaatacttattaatttatgcCTATAAGATAACACATAGGTCGTCTGTACCTAATTTCTTCGGTTACAACTAATATTAGTTATTAGAAggatacaaaatattacttacaatatCAAGTAACAgtcaaataagaaaataatagacATATTCGTATTAAATTGATTTGGTGATTATAAGCGATAAACACACACATTAAAAATTCCACTGCATACAATCAGGtaatacaacacaaaactcaGTTTCAAACTCACTTGTTAATTTtgacatttgttttatttgatggGGGGGATAGTATAATCTCCAAGACATAGAGTAAAACAATATGACCATCATGATTGCTATCAAAACATACCAAacgaactatatatatatatatatatatatatatatagtatatatatatagttagttagttagttattaaatatattatatagtatatataatataatatatatagttatttattatcaatattatgtaAGGATAAAACTTCGGACTTTAAAAGATCTTAAATCCATTATGAGAATTGCGTTGCagaaatgaaatgtaataatgtatattctgtgtgacgatttgttatattttttattttatgatttgcgTATAACACTCCCATGCTAATTTTGTTTAGAGTTGGAAGCCAGTTTTTATTCAAATGGCTTTTTTCAAATACAATTCTATACTTAACGTCTTCATCTTTAACTGATGATTGTCAGATCGGTTGTTTCACCAATATACtatcatttacatataatatacgTAAACCATATACTAAAGAAGAGCACAGAAAACACGCTAGTGACTCTTCCTCTTTCAATTTATCTAGCGAATATGGTATTCTCCTCTGTAGCTATTCTCGCAGAACATTTATATTATCAAGCAacatttatattatcaaaatatttgtttaaacttttagaaCTTCAGTGGCCGTTTTTTAATAATCGTTGACATATACAATGCATGCATCCTAACTAACTCTACTGTAAACCATGGAATTGTACTTGAGCACCTTATAAGGATGATTTATGCATATatgctaatattttaaaaacaaaccgtAAAGTAGTGgttacattttgttataactatttaaaaataggcCGTTAAAGCTTCCTCAGGGTCAATAACTGGTTTTCGAAATTTTCCATGCACTTTACCTTTCATTGTTTATATAAAGACTATTAAGCTCTGATACATAAGTGGTAACTTATTTCCTTTAACAGTTAATATTAACACATACCTTCGTCAAACAGTCCCAATAGTAGTCATAAACGCAAAGATAAAggtacaaaacattaataaatggtacatgaaataaaatgtttgacgaagctatgtgttaatattaatttgaaatgctCTGTAAGCCTATGATGACATGGAAAATACTTTAACAGACCTCTTTACAATAAAGTAGttatcataaaatgtattatttagttttgttagcTCTTTCCTGATCGTAACAACAGGTTCTGTAATATTTACTATCATAAGATATACAATATATCTCGTTTTGAAGATTTGAACTTCAAAGTTTAGCAAATTTTTTGTCATTATCAGAGTTCActcaatataacatgtttaatagttttctgtgccacatttataaataagtttgtttcGTTTGATAGTTCGCAATTAGAATATCTCAAGAGGCAACATATTTTAGCATTGTGAATAATCTCCTCATAGACAGTTAAATAAGGGTAAATCTGTATTTTGgtaactatttacataaaattaatctGAAAATTTTACTCGGTGAATCATTGATAGCTTGTGTATTCATAAATCACATAGCAAAAGTGTAATGGCTTCGATAGAATATTGTTTCATTGAGTgcataaactaattatttactaacattaTTTGACTAGCAACACCTAGAACACGAAGCATTTCAATACAAATCTTATTTGAAAACAGTGCAATCAGtattaaaaccttaattatttaagaaattccAATTAAGGATCCAGGACAATATTAACTAACATAAGTCGTGGGTTACTAAcgaaaactaaacttaaaatagtgtggaaattatttgaatatattatagaaGTACATGAAGCACGTTTCCTCAAACAGAAATCTAAAACAAACTCATTGTACACACAAACATTAGAAATGCTTCAAgactgctttattttttatttagctaaATCTGTTCAGTGTgaaatatctcattttattttattttatttaaaaaagttaatgtctatattttgcaacatatttctaaataatta
Proteins encoded in this region:
- the LOC124362097 gene encoding meiosis-specific nuclear structural protein 1-like; its protein translation is MARSGRPEWMIVEDLKQLKLKNKLDSLEAERMKMDKKADYRNMERRIQLERVEAEMEERIAREKADAEIAATKREQEEKLAAEMARLSQEELRELKLRQQLRESSDELKSLEAKLRAAYVSKELAAQIAEKRAAAIQQKLEEQKYKEAMEEERKNLEQEAHKQYQESLSSKIQYRIDLQDQIIQAYKKQQDAFQEFLKEKALLDQIVKAIHEEDQREEEIRMERMQRTKQEIETFRQQQEIWKQRQKEVLEEEDRRIKAFLEQRDREEKKKLEERKEKEEIKRKLQEKLQASLKSKYTEDEEREQILHELAAEELREKDMARLRNEIAKAVRHREMLQQSYKVQLAERRKKLEEEEAEQNMYRQQLLAQFAEDERLEQLTAEKRRLKILEHRRQVQRLMEERQRHRMEQWQQLAALERLQEAEERQRRQLVEEERLRMLKKHATKLIGFLPKGVLREDDLTHLGSDFLEEFNKYKSLNSVDNDNVL